TCCGTTTTGCCACTCAGCCGTGCTCCCAGCTGAACAACAGATTTTCCTTCAGGGGTATCATCTTTGAGGGAACTAAGCACAGAAAAATGAATCAACTCCTGTTCGCTAACGCCATCTACAGGAATGAATTTTGCAGCCATTCGGTTGCCATAGGTAATAGTGCCTGTCTTGTCTAAAATCATGGTATCCACATCGCCGCAGGCTTCCACCGCTTTACCAGACATAGCAATCACATTAAATCGTGTTACCCGATCCATTCCTGCAATGCCGATTGCTGACAACAAGCCACCAATGGTTGTAGGAATCAAGCATACTGTCAGAGCAATCAATGTGCATAGTTGAAGCCTAACGCCACTGTAGAGCGCAATAGGGTATAGCGTAACAACAACAATTAAAAAAATGAGGGTCAGGCTTACCAGCAGCGTATTTAATGCAATTTCATTAGGCGTTTTTTTGCGGGAAGCTCCTTCTACTAAAGAAATCATTTTGTCCAAAAAGGATTCTCCGGGATTGGAAGTAATCCGGATTTTTAACCAGTCACTGGATACGGTTGTACCACCCGTAACAGATGAAAAATCACCACCGCTCTCTTTGAGTACAGGTGCAGATTCGCCGGTAATAGCAGACTCATCGACAGAAGCGATTCCTTCCATCACCTCACCATCATTGGGAATTAACTCTCCTGCCTTAACTAGTACCATATCCCCCTTTTTCAAAGAGCTGGCACTTACGATTGTTTCCGTTTCATCCATGTTCAAAATTCGGGCCTGCATATCTTTTTGCGTTTTTTTCAGACTTTCTGCCTGTGCTTTACCCCGTCCTTCTGCAACGGATTCCGCAAAATTAGCAAAGAGTACAGTAATAAAAAGGATTATGGATATGATAAGGTTGTACCCACGCAAATTATTTCCTTCATCTCCAAATAGGCTCGGAAAAAAGCAAAGCAATAGTGTTGTGAGAAAACCTATTTCTACTACAAACATGACAGGATTTTTAATCATGTACCAGGGGTTTATCTTTGTAAAGGCTCCTATAATAGAGGATTTCAGAATATCCGCTGTAATTAATTTTGTTTTCTTTTCATTGTGCATAATAATACCCCCTTAATGCCACAAAGCTATGTGTTCGGCCACTGGGCCAAGAATCAGTGCCGGGAAAAACGTCAGTGCAGCAATAACAAGCACCACCATAAATAAAGCGACTGCAAATGTGCTCGTATCAGTTCTCAACGTGCCGATAGATTCACTGACAGGGTGCTTCATCATCAGTGAATTGGCTATAGCCAGAGAGATGATGATGGATAGATAACGACCGAAGAACATGGTAAGCCCCGTGGTGATATTCCAAAAAAGGGTGTTATCAATTAATCCTTCAAAACCGGAACCATTGTTGGCAGAAGAAGATGCAAATTCATATAAGACTTGGGTTAACCCATGGTGGCCTGAATTGCTGATTCCTGCTAAACCTGCCGGGATGGTCACGGCCAATGCTGTGAAAGTCAGAATCAGCAGTGGATGAATCATGATACCGAGCGCAGTCAGTTTCATTTCCCGGCCTTCAATTTTCTTTGCTAAATACTCTGGCGTGCGCCCTACCATTAGTCCGCAGATGAACACAGTCAGAATCACATACAGAAGCATATTTAAGAGGCCAACACCCTTGCCGCCGAATACCATGTTAAGCATCATATTTACAAGGGGAACCAGTCCCCCAAGAGGTGTCAGCGTATCATGCATATTATTAATGCTGCCGGTGGTAAAGGCTGTTGTTACAGCTGTAAATAATGAGGACTGTGTGATCCCGAAGCGCATCTCCTTGCCCTCCATGTTACCCATGCTTTGACTGAGACCTGCTTGCTCCAGCGCAGGATTTCCAGCTTGTTCTGCATTAAAGCAAACGGCGAGGCCTATCATAAAAAGGAGAAGCATAACTGTAAAAATAGGCTTTGCTTCACTACCCAAAAATAAAATTTTAGCCGCCTGATTTTTTTTATTTTTCTCTTTTGTATGACTTCTCACCATGAGACCAAACATGATTACACAAGCACCGGGCAGAAGCATCATGGACAACATCTCCAACATGTTAGTAAAGACCGTTGGATTTTCTAACGGTGTTGCTGAGTTTGCGCCAAGAAACCCGCCGCCGTTGGTACCAATATGCTTAATGGATTCCAATGCAGCAATTGGACCCATGGCAATGTCTTGATATTTTCCCTCAATAGTTTGAACGGTTATATTCGGTGACAAATTTTGTACTACACCTTGGGAAACCAAAAGTAACCCCACAATCAGGGAAAGCGGAAGAAGAACACGTGTCGTAATACGAACAATATCTGCATAAAAGTTACCCATAGCTTTAACTTTGCCGGAAAAAGCTCGGACAGCGGCCACAGCTACAGCGTATCCAGTGGCGGCGGAAGTAAACATCATAAAAATAATCACCACCATCTGGCTTAAATATGAAAGGCCAGATTCACCAGAATAATGCTGAAGGTTCGTATTGGTAATAAAGCTAATTATCGTGTTGAAAGACAGGCTGGGGTCCATTCCTGCGACACTGTTAGGATTAAAAATCGGCAATGCCTGTAGTCTCAAAATCAGATATCCGACAAATACCATCATTCCATTGGTTGCCAGCATAGCAAAAGCATACTGTTTCCAATTCATTTCTTTTTGGTCGATGCCGCAGGTCCGATAAATCACATTGTCCACCCGGTCAAAAATCGGATCGGCAAAGGTTCGCTGCCCCACGGCAATATGGTACATATATTTCCCCATTGGGAGAATTGCAGCAATAAAGAGTACTAGAAATAATACAATTTGCAACATATTCGATTCCACCTTTCCATTAAAATTTCTCGGGATTTATAAGAGCATATACCAAATATGTCGCTAACCCCACAATTAAAATCCCCAAAATAATCATGAATTTTCCTCCTCTAAGACTTTTCTACTAGATGTCCACACCAATCAGCAAAGCATTTTATCAATAGATAGCAGATTGCAAGGGTACCAACCATCATTAAATCCATTACAAAATTCATTACAACTCCTCCTTTGACTTATTTGCTATTAATTAAAGTAACATATCCATCATAAGCTTGGGATTAGGATTTTTCGATACGTATTAAGATAACATTAAGGATACACGTATATCCTATATTGCTTTTTTAACCTAGAGATAATCTCTATTTTTTTATGGAACTATTTAAGTAGAATGGAATCTGCATCACTTCATCTTTATTTAATCTTAATGCCAAGCTAAAATTCATAATACAATAGTAATCTTTTGCGTGATATACTTATACAAAATAGTTTCTCAGAGAGGGCGAGTTTGAAATGGCTGGTAATAAGAATGATTTCCATATGAATTCTAATCCGCTTTATGCTACACCAAATAAAAAAAAGCGGGGACTGTTGAAGATCTATTTTGGTTACGCCGCTGGTGTTGGAAAAACTTCCACAATGCTAAAAGACGCTCATGAAATGAGAAGTAATGGTGTGGACGTCGTCGCTGGATACATTGAACCACATGCTCGTCCAGAAACAGCAACCCTTTTAAAAGGATTTGAAACGCTGCCTTCTTTGGAGATAACCTATAAGAACGTAACAATAAAGGAATTTGATTTGGATGGTGCTCTTTGCAGAATGCCTGAACTGATTTTGGTGGATGAGTTAGCCCACACAAATGCTGAGGGCAGCCGCCATACGAAAAGGTATCAAGATGTTGAGGAACTCTTGCGTGCAGGTATTGATGTATATACTACCATCAATGTGCAGCATATAGAGAGTCTTAACGATGTAGTGGCGTCTATTACAGGTATTACCGTAAGAGAAAGAATTCCAGATAGCGTCTTTGATAGTGCAGATCAAATTGAAGTGGTTGATATTGAACCAGATGAGCTAATTGAACGCCTTAACAAAGGAAAAATTTATCGAGAAGAACAAGCTCAGCGAGCACTTTCAAATTTTTTTACTAAAGAAAAATTAATTGCACTTCGTGAGATTGCACTTCGCCGCACGGCCGACCAGGTCAACCGAATAGCATCTCAAAATTTAGAGACAGCTAAAAATAACGGTGCTTATTCAAATGAGCATATATTAGTTTGCTTATCCTCAGCTTCTTCAAATGCTAAGGTAATTCGTACAGCTGCAAGAATGGCGGATGCCTTCCACGGTGCGTTTACCGCACTTTTTGTAGAGACACCGAAAACATTAGGAATGGAAGATAAAGACAAGACAAGTCTCAGGGAACATTTTCGGTTGGCTGAGCAATTGGGGGCACAAATTGCCACGGTATATGGAGAAGATGTCCCTGGACAGATTGCAGAGTATGCCAAGGTGAGCCGTGTTTCTAAAATCGTTATGGGCCGTTCCAGTCATATAAAAAAAAGGTTTGGAAAGTCTAATTTTGTGGATAAACTGTCTGCACTTGCCCCCAATTTAGATATTTACATCATTCCGGATATGCAGTCCTCCTTTCATTTGCGGACACCTAAATTTTCAAAACAAGTAAACCTTTCACTGGTGGATTCTTTAAAGACAATAGGCATTTTAATAGCCTGCACATTGGTTGGGCTATGGTTTGACTATCTTGGTTTTACCGAAGCGAACATCATCACGGCGTATATCTTAGGTGTATTACTGAACGCAATTATCACCAGAGGTCAAATATATAGTGCAGCTTCCTCTGTTTTAAGTGTGTTGATATTTAATTTTGTTTTTACTGAACCAAGGTTCTCTTTAGAAGCGACTATTCCAGGATACCCGGTTACTTTTATTGTTATGTTGACGGCGGCGATTATTACCAGTACACTTACGAAGCGTGTAAAAGAGCAGGCCCGTCAGGCGGTAGAGAAAGCTTATCGGACAGAGGTTCTTTTAGGTACAAGCCGTAAATTACAGCAGGCCAGCAACCAAGTTGAAATTCTGAGTGAAACTGCACAGCAATTAGTAAGGCTATTGGATAGAACCGTAGTCTTTTATGCTGCACAAGAAGATTGTCTATCGGAGCCCTTGTTTTTTTCTGTTGGAGAAGCAAGTAATCAGTTACAAGTTTACACGAAGGCAGATGAACGTGCTGTGGCAGAATGGGTATATAAAAATAATAAACATGCAGGAGCTACAACTAATACTCTTTCTGCCTCAAAATGCCTATATCTTGCGGTACGCGGAAGGGATAAGGTCTTTGCTGTTGCAGGAATTGCCGTGAATAAGCAGATGCCTTTAGAGGCCTTTGAAAAAAGCTTGGTAATCGCTATGCTGGGAGAATGTGCACTTGCACTGGAAAAAGAATGGCTGCACGAAACTCAAAAGCAAATTTCCATACAAATGCAACAAGAACAGCTTCGGGCCAATCTACTTCGAGCTATTTCTCACGATTTGAGAACACCACTCACCAGCATTTCAGGCAATGCAGGGATTCTAAGAGGCAATTCTCAAATTTTGAGTGAGGAACAAAAGCAGGCACTCTATACCGATATTTTTGATGATTCGATGTGGCTGATTAATCTGGTAGAGAATCTACTCTCCATTACCCGAATAGATAATGGGACAATGAACCTAGATATGCGTCCGGAGCTTTTAGACGAGGTAATTACAGAAGCGTTGCTTCATATTAATCGAAGAAGTGCAGAGCATACGATTGAGACTGCATTGGAGGAAGAATTTTTAATGGCTAGAATGGATTCCAGGCTGATTATTCAAGTGATTATTAATATTGTGGACAATGCAATTAAATATACACAGCAGGATTCATGCATTACCATTTCAGTAAAAAGAGACCGAGAATTTGTTCGTGTAGAAATAGCTGATAATGGTTCTGGACTTTCAGATGATGTCAAAGACAAATTGTTTGATATGTTTTATACGGGTGAGAATATCAGTGCAGATAGTCGGCGTGGACTTGGTTTGGGATTGCCATTATGTAAATCTATTGTTAATGCGCATGGCGGTTCCATTTATGTAAGAGACAATACACCACAAGGAACAATATTTGGATTTACGTTACAGGCAGAGGAGGTGTATCTTCATGAATAAGCCATTGATTTTGGTGGTTGAGGATGATAAGGCCGTTCAAAAGTTGATTACAACTACTTTAGAAACACAAAATTATCAGTACCACACAGCAGGAACGGGAGAAAGTTCAATTCTTGAGGCTGTTACTAAGCAGCCGGATATTATGATTCTAGACTTAGGGCTTCCAGACATGGACGGGGTGGATATTATAAAAAAAGTTCGGACATGGTCTAATATGCCTATTATTGTAGTAAGCGCACGAAGTGAAGACCGTGACAAGATTAGTGCACTTGATGCCGGCGCAGACGATTATCTGACAAAACCCTTTAGTGTGGATGAACTTTTGGCACGGCTCCGAGTTAGCTTGCGCAGAGTACGTTATGATAATGCAAAGCTGCAAAAGGATGCGACGGTCTTCTTAAATGGCAACCTAAAGGTTGATTATGCCGCGGGTTGTGCGTGGCTGGATGGCGAGGAAGTTCACTTAACTCCTATGGAATATAAACTGCTTTGCTTGCTGGCAAAGAATGTTGGCAAAGTTTTAACACACAATTTTATCATCCATGAGATTTGGGGGAACTACTATAGCGATATTCCGGCACTACGTGTTTTTATGGCAACATTACGCAAAAAAATTGAAAAAAATTCTTCACAGCCGAAGTATATACAGACGCATATTGGTG
The genomic region above belongs to Aminipila butyrica and contains:
- a CDS encoding sensor histidine kinase, with amino-acid sequence MAGNKNDFHMNSNPLYATPNKKKRGLLKIYFGYAAGVGKTSTMLKDAHEMRSNGVDVVAGYIEPHARPETATLLKGFETLPSLEITYKNVTIKEFDLDGALCRMPELILVDELAHTNAEGSRHTKRYQDVEELLRAGIDVYTTINVQHIESLNDVVASITGITVRERIPDSVFDSADQIEVVDIEPDELIERLNKGKIYREEQAQRALSNFFTKEKLIALREIALRRTADQVNRIASQNLETAKNNGAYSNEHILVCLSSASSNAKVIRTAARMADAFHGAFTALFVETPKTLGMEDKDKTSLREHFRLAEQLGAQIATVYGEDVPGQIAEYAKVSRVSKIVMGRSSHIKKRFGKSNFVDKLSALAPNLDIYIIPDMQSSFHLRTPKFSKQVNLSLVDSLKTIGILIACTLVGLWFDYLGFTEANIITAYILGVLLNAIITRGQIYSAASSVLSVLIFNFVFTEPRFSLEATIPGYPVTFIVMLTAAIITSTLTKRVKEQARQAVEKAYRTEVLLGTSRKLQQASNQVEILSETAQQLVRLLDRTVVFYAAQEDCLSEPLFFSVGEASNQLQVYTKADERAVAEWVYKNNKHAGATTNTLSASKCLYLAVRGRDKVFAVAGIAVNKQMPLEAFEKSLVIAMLGECALALEKEWLHETQKQISIQMQQEQLRANLLRAISHDLRTPLTSISGNAGILRGNSQILSEEQKQALYTDIFDDSMWLINLVENLLSITRIDNGTMNLDMRPELLDEVITEALLHINRRSAEHTIETALEEEFLMARMDSRLIIQVIINIVDNAIKYTQQDSCITISVKRDREFVRVEIADNGSGLSDDVKDKLFDMFYTGENISADSRRGLGLGLPLCKSIVNAHGGSIYVRDNTPQGTIFGFTLQAEEVYLHE
- the kdpF gene encoding K(+)-transporting ATPase subunit F; its protein translation is MIILGILIVGLATYLVYALINPEKF
- the kdpA gene encoding potassium-transporting ATPase subunit KdpA, translating into MLQIVLFLVLFIAAILPMGKYMYHIAVGQRTFADPIFDRVDNVIYRTCGIDQKEMNWKQYAFAMLATNGMMVFVGYLILRLQALPIFNPNSVAGMDPSLSFNTIISFITNTNLQHYSGESGLSYLSQMVVIIFMMFTSAATGYAVAVAAVRAFSGKVKAMGNFYADIVRITTRVLLPLSLIVGLLLVSQGVVQNLSPNITVQTIEGKYQDIAMGPIAALESIKHIGTNGGGFLGANSATPLENPTVFTNMLEMLSMMLLPGACVIMFGLMVRSHTKEKNKKNQAAKILFLGSEAKPIFTVMLLLFMIGLAVCFNAEQAGNPALEQAGLSQSMGNMEGKEMRFGITQSSLFTAVTTAFTTGSINNMHDTLTPLGGLVPLVNMMLNMVFGGKGVGLLNMLLYVILTVFICGLMVGRTPEYLAKKIEGREMKLTALGIMIHPLLILTFTALAVTIPAGLAGISNSGHHGLTQVLYEFASSSANNGSGFEGLIDNTLFWNITTGLTMFFGRYLSIIISLAIANSLMMKHPVSESIGTLRTDTSTFAVALFMVVLVIAALTFFPALILGPVAEHIALWH
- a CDS encoding response regulator; this encodes MNKPLILVVEDDKAVQKLITTTLETQNYQYHTAGTGESSILEAVTKQPDIMILDLGLPDMDGVDIIKKVRTWSNMPIIVVSARSEDRDKISALDAGADDYLTKPFSVDELLARLRVSLRRVRYDNAKLQKDATVFLNGNLKVDYAAGCAWLDGEEVHLTPMEYKLLCLLAKNVGKVLTHNFIIHEIWGNYYSDIPALRVFMATLRKKIEKNSSQPKYIQTHIGVGYRMLRVGDDGKSS
- the kdpB gene encoding potassium-transporting ATPase subunit KdpB; this translates as MHNEKKTKLITADILKSSIIGAFTKINPWYMIKNPVMFVVEIGFLTTLLLCFFPSLFGDEGNNLRGYNLIISIILFITVLFANFAESVAEGRGKAQAESLKKTQKDMQARILNMDETETIVSASSLKKGDMVLVKAGELIPNDGEVMEGIASVDESAITGESAPVLKESGGDFSSVTGGTTVSSDWLKIRITSNPGESFLDKMISLVEGASRKKTPNEIALNTLLVSLTLIFLIVVVTLYPIALYSGVRLQLCTLIALTVCLIPTTIGGLLSAIGIAGMDRVTRFNVIAMSGKAVEACGDVDTMILDKTGTITYGNRMAAKFIPVDGVSEQELIHFSVLSSLKDDTPEGKSVVQLGARLSGKTDHPISGMEFVEFTAQTRMSGVNLPDGTKIRKGASDSIQKYVQELGGSGPKDLEARVTEIAKLGGTPLVVSVDKRILGVIYLKDTIKEGLVERFARLREIGIKTIMCTGDNPLTAATIAQEAGVDSFIAECKPEDKIQAIQAEQSEGKIVAMTGDGTNDAPALAQANVGIAMNSGTQSAKEAANMIDLDSDPTKILDVVEIGKQLLITRGSLTTFSISNDIAKYFAIIPAMFMVVIPQMQTLNIMALSTPYSAILSALIFNAIIIPLLIPLAMKGVKYRPLRAEKLLTRNMLIYGLGGIAAPFIGIKLIDILITPLLAVFGL